Proteins encoded by one window of Lathyrus oleraceus cultivar Zhongwan6 chromosome 1, CAAS_Psat_ZW6_1.0, whole genome shotgun sequence:
- the LOC127080647 gene encoding cellulose synthase A catalytic subunit 8 [UDP-forming], translated as MMESGVSFCNSCGEQVGVDANGEAFVACHECFFPICKACVDYEISEGRSVCLRCGNPYAADKIRGKDATKVPGNQSTMAAQISTSQDVGLHARHISTVSTVDSELNDESGNPIWKNRVESWKEKDKKNKKKKTAPKAENEAPVPQEQQMEEMEPSSEAAAAEPLSIIIPVSKSKLGPYRTVIIMRLVILGLFFHYRVTHPVDSAFGLWLTSIICEIWFAFSWVLDQFPKWSPINRVAYTDRLSARFEREGEPSQLAAVDFFVSTVDPLKEPPLITANTVLSILAVDYPVDKVSCYVSDDGAAMLSFESLVETADFARKWVPFCKKFSIEPRAPEFYFSQKIDYLKDKVQPSFVKERRAMKRDYEEYKVRINALVAKAQKTPDEGWTMQDGTSWPGNNSRDHPGMIQVFLGHSGAHDIEGNELPRLVYVSREKRPGYTHHKKAGAENALVRVSAVLTNAPYILNLDCDHYVNNSKAVREAMCFLMDPVVGRDLCYVQFPQRFDGIDRSDRYANRNTVFFDVNMKGLDGIQGPVYVGTGCVFNRQALYGYSPPSMPNLPKSSSSCCCCPSKKPTKDASELYKDAKREELDAAIFNLREIENYDEYERSMLISQLSFEKTFGLSTVFIESTLMENGGVSESADPSMLIKEAIHVIGCGYEEKTAWGKEIGWIYGSVTEDILTGFKMQCRGWRSVYCMPLRPAFKGSAPINLSDRLHQVLRWALGSVEIFLSRHCPLWYGFAGGRLKVLQRLAYINTIVYPFTSLPLIAYCTLPAICLLTGKFIIPTLSNLASALFLGLFISIILTSVLELRWSGVTIEDLWRNEQFWVIGGVSAHLFAVFQGFLKMLAGVDTNFTVTAKAADDAEFGELYMIKWTTLLIPPTSLIIINLVGVVAGFSDALNGGYESWGPLIGKVFFAFWVIFHLYPFLKGLMGRQNRTPTVVILWSVLLASVFSLVWVQINPFVSKVDSAAISQTCISIDC; from the exons ATGATGGAATCTGGTGTTAGTTTCTGTAACTCTTGTGGTGAACAAGTTGGAGTTGATGCTAATGGTGAAGCGTTTGTGGCTTGTCATGAATGCTTTTTCCCGATTTGTAAGGCTTGTGTTGATTATGAAATCAGCGAGGGACGTAGCGTTTGTTTGAGATGCGGTAATCCATATGCTGCTG ATAAAATAAGAGGTAAGGATGCTACTAAAGTTCCTGGAAATCAATCAACAATGGCTGCACAAATAAGTACTTCTCAG GATGTTGGACTCCATGCTAGGCATATCAGTACTGTGTCAACAGTGGATAGTG aATTAAACGATGAATCCGGGAATCCTATTTGGAAAAATAGAGTGGAAAGTTGGAAGGAAAAGGATAAAAAGAACAAGAAAAAAAAGACAGCTCCTAAGGCTGAAAATGAGGCTCCTGTTCCACAAGAACAGCAAATGGAAGAAATGGA GCCCTCCTCAGAGGCTGCTGCGGCTGAGCCACTTTCAATCATTATTCCAGTCTCGAAATCGAAACTCGGACCATACAGAACTGTTATAATCATGCGGCTTGTAATCTTGGGTCTGTTTTTCCATTATCGAGTTACACATCCGGTTGATAGTGCTTTTGGTCTGTGGTTGACATCTATCATCTGTGAGATCTGGTTTGCGTTTTCCTGGGTGTTGGATCAGTTCCCTAAATGGTCTCCTATCAATAGGGTTGCTTATACTGATAGGCTATCCGCGAGGTTTGAAAGAGAGGGCGAACCTTCTCAGCTTGCTGCGGTGGATTTCTTTGTTAGTACGGTGGATCCGTTGAAAGAACCGCCGCTCATCACAGCTAACACAGTTCTTTCTATCCTCGCCGTGGACTATCCTGTGGATAAAGTATCATGTTATGTATCAGATGATGGTGCGGCAATGCTTTCATTTGAGTCCCTTGTGGAGACAGCTGATTTTGCAAGGAAGTGGGTTCCATTTTGCAAAAAGTTTTCGATCGAACCACGTGCTCCTGAGTTTTACTTCTCTCAGAAGATTGATTACTTGAAGGACAAGGTTCAGCCTTCTTTTGTGAAGGAACGCAGAGCAATGAAA AGAGACTACGAAGAGTACAAAGTCCGAATTAATGCTTTGGTTGCAAAGGCTCAGAAAACACCAGATGAAGGGTGGACTATGCAAGACGGAACCTCTTGGCCAGGAAATAATTCGCGCGATCATCCTGGCATGATTCAG GTTTTTCTTGGACACAGTGGTGCCCATGACATAGAAGGAAATGAACTTCCAAGGTTGGTTTATGTTTCCAGAGAAAAAAGGCCAGGTTACACCCACCACAAAAAGGCTGGTGCTGAAAATGCACTG GTGAGAGTGTCTGCAGTTCTCACAAATGCTCCCTACATTCTCAATCTTGATTGTGATCATTATGTTAACAATAGCAAGGCTGTTCGAGAAGCGATGTGTTTTCTGATGGATCCAGTAGTCGGTAGAGATCTTTGTTATGTGCAGTTCCCCCAGAGATTTGATGGTATTGATCGCAGTGATCGATATGCCAATCGCAACACAGTTTTCTTTGAT GTTAACATGAAAGGACTTGATGGAATTCAAGGACCTGTGTATGTAGGGACTGGGTGTGTTTTCAACCGACAAGCGCTTTACGGATACAGTCCACCTTCTATGCCAAATTTACCAAAATCTTCATCGTCGTGTTGTTGCTGCCCTTCAAAGAAGCCTACTAAAGATGCCTCAGAGCTTTATAAAGATGCAAAGAGGGAAGAGCTTGATGCTGCCATTTTTAATCTCAGGGAGATTGAGA ATTATGACGAGTATGAGAGATCGATGCTTATTTCACAACTTAGCTTTGAAAAAACATTTGGTTTGTCCACTGTTTTCATTGAATCAACATTAATGGAGAATGGTGGTGTGTCTGAATCTGCTGATCCCTCAATGCTGATCAAGGAGGCCATTCATGTAATTGGCTGCGGCTACGAAGAAAAGACAGCATGGGGAAAAGAG ATTGGTTGGATATATGGTTCGGTTACAGAGGATATCTTAACGGGGTTCAAGATGCAATGTCGTGGATGGAGATCAGTTTACTGCATGCCCTTAAGGCCTGCATTCAAAGGATCTGCGCCAATCAATCTTTCCGATCGTTTGCATCAAGTTCTCCGATGGGCTCTTGGATCAGTTGAAATTTTCCTTAGTAGACATTGTCCTCTCTGGTACGGTTTCGCTGGAGGTCGTCTCAAAGTTCTGCAAAGACTGGCTTATATCAACACCATTGTTTACCCTTTCACATCCCTTCCTCTCATTGCTTATTGTACTTTGCCTGCAATTTGCCTGCTCACCGGAAAATTCATCATTCCAACG CTATCAAACCTCGCAAGTGCGCTCTTTCTTGGACTCTTCATCTCCATTATATTGACAAGTGTACTCGAGCTGAGGTGGAGTGGTGTTACTATAGAAGATTTATGGCGTAACGAGCAATTTTGGGTTATTGGAGGTGTTTCAGCTCATCTTTTCGCAGTGTTCCAAGGTTTCCTAAAAATGTTAGCAGGTGTTGATACAAACTTCACAGTCACAGCAAAAGCTGCAGATGATGCAGAGTTTGGTGAACTATATATGATCAAATGGACAACACTCTTGATTCCGCCAACAAGCCTTATCATTATTAACCTTGTTGGCGTCGTTGCTGGATTTTCCGATGCACTTAATGGTGGTTATGAATCTTGGGGACCGCTCATTGGAAAGGTTTTCTTTGCATTTTGGGTGATCTTTCATCTTTATCCATTCCTTAAAGGTCTTATGGGTCGCCAAAACCGCACTCCAACCGTTGTTATTCTTTGGTCAGTGTTGTTGGCTTCTGTCTTTTCACTTGTTTGGGTTCAGATCAATCCATTTGTAAGCAAAGTTGATAGTGCAGCTATCTCTCAGACTTGCATTTCTATTGATTGTTAA
- the LOC127080656 gene encoding uncharacterized protein LOC127080656 isoform X2, whose protein sequence is MNQNEINQLSSLTTSRLSALAKPFTLNRSSSLSPKPSINSFNHCDNDDHDDDPFSSLLDSFRKSNLGSKGHSVSLNGTVKTTTLPDEGAASRGISLFEGNPFLELPKNGDFDVLNWTQFEVGDVSMLQKVKPAVDGLNHHLTASDDIFEKSTGIIAGKDILSNSKGSKQSADESSSFLKAQNKVAPLKISRDISSAKSAPQNQFSNILGDSDADVDSPCWKGKVFSLIPSQISQSVQFHHVEKATEKHNTLNPRAPQFFPGIRYVTDDFLPLNSGVPVTTNLLSGEDILMKTVTAESLVELNKEELRYSTNINGIEKAFNMVNNPGSSSMDPMLNSHSTMTRPFSKKDFTTSKGKHVTIGDVDDSVKGGENPRASRSTMSEVFPTKGHSSVSHTSSSQGNVYTDLLKTFEGLSKSLIESPKPDVKIMVGAMHVLSELLAQTCVDGVNSYSEHDLSMTTIPQIINNLNGFHAKVGGERISISTLDSTPANSPFRLDSSLKLTKGLEMANVETLTVPHQLYLQNDYVGRNTVPNVIGQSELSSFASSSGGGTKKSNEVGQVIRRSLGKNLDFDKQMPPEASLFWNLWLDSEAERCYRKFKTYHWLMEAGVDVNCKNVAELWR, encoded by the exons ATGAATCAAAATGAGATTAACCAATTATCTTCATTAACCACTTCTCGTTTGTCAGCACTTGcaaaacccttcactctcaaTCGCTCTTCTTCTTTATCACCTAAACCCTCTATCAATTCCTTCAACCATTGTGATAACGATGATCATGATGATGACCCTTTTAGTTCTTTGCTTGATTCTTTTCGAAAGAGTAACCTCGGTTCAAAGGGTCACTCTGTGTCTTTGAATGGTACTGTCAAAACTACAACTTTGCCAGATGAAGGTGCTGCTTCTCGTGGAATTTCACTTTTTGAAGGGAACCCTTTTCTGGAATTGCCTAAAAATGGTGACTTTGATGTGCTTAATTGGACACAGTTTGAAGTTGGTGATGTGAGCATGCTTCAGAAAG TTAAGCCGGCTGTCGACGGGTTGAATCATCATCTAACTGCGTCCGATGACATTTTTGAAAAAAGCACTGGTATAATTGCGGGAAAAGACATTTTATCAAATTCCAAAGGATCAAAACAATCTGCGGATGAGTCTAGCTCCTTTCTTAAGGCACAAAACAAAGTTGCTCCACTCAAGATATCACGTGATATATCTTCTGCTAAAAGCGCTCCTCAAAATCAGTTCTCAAATATTCTCGGTGATAGTGACGCTGATGTGGATTCTCCTTGTTGGAAGGGAAAGGTTTTTAGTTTAATTCCATCACAAATTTCACAATCTGTACAATTTCATCATGTTGAGAAAGCAACAGAAAAACATAACACTTTAAATCCTCGAGCTCCACAGTTCTTTCCTGGTATCAGATATGTTACGGATGATTTTCTGCCTTTAAACTCTGGTGTGCCTGTGACTACTAATTTGTTGTCAGGAGAGGACATACTCATGAAAACTGTTACGGCAGAATCCCTAGTAGAGTTAAATAAGGAAGAGCTTCGGTATTCAACCAACATCAACGGAATAGAAAAGGCGTTTAATATGGTTAATAATCCAGGAAGTAGCTCTATGGATCCTATGCTAAACTCACATTCTACGATGACTCGTCCCTTTTCTAAAAAAGACTTCACGACTTCAAAAGGAAAACATGTAACTATAGGTGATGTCGATGACTCTGTAAAGGGAGGTGAAAATCCCCGGGCTAGTAGGTCAACGATGAGTGAAGTTTTCCCTACAAAGGGCCATTCTTCAGTATCACATACATCATCATCTCAAGGCAATGTTTATACCGATCTTCTAAAAACATTTGAAGGTCTCTCCAAGTCTTTAATCGAATCTCCAAAGCCAGATGTTAAGATAATGGTTGGTGCAATGCATGTTCTTTCAGAATTGCTTGCACAAACCTGTGTGGACGGAGTAAATTCATATAGTGAACATGATCTTAGTATGACTACAATCCCGCAAATAATCAACAATCTGAATGGTTTTCATGCAAAAGTAGGTGGTGAAAGGATTTCAATTTCAACCCTTGATTCAACTCCTGCTAATAGTCCTTTCCGTCTTGATAGCTCATTAAAGCTTACCAAG GGACTTGAAATGGCAAATGTAGAGACCCTTACTGTTCCACACCAGCTCTATCTGCAAAATGATTATGTTGGAAGAAATACTGTTCCTAATGTGATTGGTCAGAGTGAACTGAGTTCTTTTGCTTCTAGCAGCGGAGGAGGCACCAAGAAAAGCAACGAAGTTGGTCAG GTCATTCGGAGAAGTCTTGGGAAAAATCTGGATTTTGACAAACAAATGCCCCCAGAGGCTTCGTTGTTTTGGAATTTATGGCTTGATTCAGAAGCAGAGCGTTGCTATAGAAAATTTAAAACTTATCATTGGCTTATGGAAGCTGGTGTGGATGTAAATTGCAAAAATGTCGCG GAATTGTGGAGGTGA
- the LOC127080656 gene encoding uncharacterized protein LOC127080656 isoform X1, giving the protein MNQNEINQLSSLTTSRLSALAKPFTLNRSSSLSPKPSINSFNHCDNDDHDDDPFSSLLDSFRKSNLGSKGHSVSLNGTVKTTTLPDEGAASRGISLFEGNPFLELPKNGDFDVLNWTQFEVGDVSMLQKVKPAVDGLNHHLTASDDIFEKSTGIIAGKDILSNSKGSKQSADESSSFLKAQNKVAPLKISRDISSAKSAPQNQFSNILGDSDADVDSPCWKGKVFSLIPSQISQSVQFHHVEKATEKHNTLNPRAPQFFPGIRYVTDDFLPLNSGVPVTTNLLSGEDILMKTVTAESLVELNKEELRYSTNINGIEKAFNMVNNPGSSSMDPMLNSHSTMTRPFSKKDFTTSKGKHVTIGDVDDSVKGGENPRASRSTMSEVFPTKGHSSVSHTSSSQGNVYTDLLKTFEGLSKSLIESPKPDVKIMVGAMHVLSELLAQTCVDGVNSYSEHDLSMTTIPQIINNLNGFHAKVGGERISISTLDSTPANSPFRLDSSLKLTKGLEMANVETLTVPHQLYLQNDYVGRNTVPNVIGQSELSSFASSSGGGTKKSNEVGQLQVIRRSLGKNLDFDKQMPPEASLFWNLWLDSEAERCYRKFKTYHWLMEAGVDVNCKNVAELWR; this is encoded by the exons ATGAATCAAAATGAGATTAACCAATTATCTTCATTAACCACTTCTCGTTTGTCAGCACTTGcaaaacccttcactctcaaTCGCTCTTCTTCTTTATCACCTAAACCCTCTATCAATTCCTTCAACCATTGTGATAACGATGATCATGATGATGACCCTTTTAGTTCTTTGCTTGATTCTTTTCGAAAGAGTAACCTCGGTTCAAAGGGTCACTCTGTGTCTTTGAATGGTACTGTCAAAACTACAACTTTGCCAGATGAAGGTGCTGCTTCTCGTGGAATTTCACTTTTTGAAGGGAACCCTTTTCTGGAATTGCCTAAAAATGGTGACTTTGATGTGCTTAATTGGACACAGTTTGAAGTTGGTGATGTGAGCATGCTTCAGAAAG TTAAGCCGGCTGTCGACGGGTTGAATCATCATCTAACTGCGTCCGATGACATTTTTGAAAAAAGCACTGGTATAATTGCGGGAAAAGACATTTTATCAAATTCCAAAGGATCAAAACAATCTGCGGATGAGTCTAGCTCCTTTCTTAAGGCACAAAACAAAGTTGCTCCACTCAAGATATCACGTGATATATCTTCTGCTAAAAGCGCTCCTCAAAATCAGTTCTCAAATATTCTCGGTGATAGTGACGCTGATGTGGATTCTCCTTGTTGGAAGGGAAAGGTTTTTAGTTTAATTCCATCACAAATTTCACAATCTGTACAATTTCATCATGTTGAGAAAGCAACAGAAAAACATAACACTTTAAATCCTCGAGCTCCACAGTTCTTTCCTGGTATCAGATATGTTACGGATGATTTTCTGCCTTTAAACTCTGGTGTGCCTGTGACTACTAATTTGTTGTCAGGAGAGGACATACTCATGAAAACTGTTACGGCAGAATCCCTAGTAGAGTTAAATAAGGAAGAGCTTCGGTATTCAACCAACATCAACGGAATAGAAAAGGCGTTTAATATGGTTAATAATCCAGGAAGTAGCTCTATGGATCCTATGCTAAACTCACATTCTACGATGACTCGTCCCTTTTCTAAAAAAGACTTCACGACTTCAAAAGGAAAACATGTAACTATAGGTGATGTCGATGACTCTGTAAAGGGAGGTGAAAATCCCCGGGCTAGTAGGTCAACGATGAGTGAAGTTTTCCCTACAAAGGGCCATTCTTCAGTATCACATACATCATCATCTCAAGGCAATGTTTATACCGATCTTCTAAAAACATTTGAAGGTCTCTCCAAGTCTTTAATCGAATCTCCAAAGCCAGATGTTAAGATAATGGTTGGTGCAATGCATGTTCTTTCAGAATTGCTTGCACAAACCTGTGTGGACGGAGTAAATTCATATAGTGAACATGATCTTAGTATGACTACAATCCCGCAAATAATCAACAATCTGAATGGTTTTCATGCAAAAGTAGGTGGTGAAAGGATTTCAATTTCAACCCTTGATTCAACTCCTGCTAATAGTCCTTTCCGTCTTGATAGCTCATTAAAGCTTACCAAG GGACTTGAAATGGCAAATGTAGAGACCCTTACTGTTCCACACCAGCTCTATCTGCAAAATGATTATGTTGGAAGAAATACTGTTCCTAATGTGATTGGTCAGAGTGAACTGAGTTCTTTTGCTTCTAGCAGCGGAGGAGGCACCAAGAAAAGCAACGAAGTTGGTCAG CTTCAGGTCATTCGGAGAAGTCTTGGGAAAAATCTGGATTTTGACAAACAAATGCCCCCAGAGGCTTCGTTGTTTTGGAATTTATGGCTTGATTCAGAAGCAGAGCGTTGCTATAGAAAATTTAAAACTTATCATTGGCTTATGGAAGCTGGTGTGGATGTAAATTGCAAAAATGTCGCG GAATTGTGGAGGTGA